A stretch of Gossypium hirsutum isolate 1008001.06 chromosome A06, Gossypium_hirsutum_v2.1, whole genome shotgun sequence DNA encodes these proteins:
- the LOC107962859 gene encoding protein indeterminate-domain 12 produces the protein MDESMSNLTSTSGEFSASLGTVLYPPQQSFASTNQAPAAAKKKRNLPGNPDPDAEVIALSPKTLLATNRFMCEICNKGFQRDQNLQLHRRGHNLPWKLKQRTNKEVVRKKVYVCPETTCVHHDPARALGDLTGIKKHFCRKHGEKKWKCEKCSKTYAVQSDWKAHSKICGTREYRCDCGTLFSRRDSFITHRAFCDALAEESARAITGPAQQVPGGSSVSHMNNLQSQLHSHDFYGLSVKREEHPFNARPTTEDSLNPPWPGPPPINLLDHPLSQNENPSQNTGSNTLLPPFQTQTASPHMSATALLQKAAQMGVTMSQPLQSSPVAAMASMQRAYMSGGTSGSTSFASSTAGSGLGLFPREDLGSGSPHGLASLGNKAATAITSGFMEQSPAATPNSLLHDMMCSLSSGFDGSSSFEQSFNRVWNTKGNPIDFQEPTTDHLSKTKESHSQSNNMGGNDGMTRDFLGLKAFPHRDFPNLAALNHRLNPSSTFGQQNQHSQTPWQG, from the exons ATGGATGAGAGTATGTCCAATTTGACTTCAACATCTGGTGAATTTAGTGCTTCTTTAGGCACAGTACTGTACCCACCACAACAGTCTTTTGCTTCAACAAATCAAGCACCAGCAGCagcaaagaagaagagaaatctTCCAGGCAACCCAG aCCCAGATGCAGAAGTCATAGCTTTGTCCCCAAAGACACTGTTGGCAACAAATAGATTCATGTGTGAGATCTGCAACAAAGGGTTTCAAAGAGACCAGAACCTTCAGCTCCATAGGAGAGGGCATAACCTGCCATGGAAACTAAAGCAAAGAACAAACAAGGAAGTGGTGAGGAAGAAGGTGTATGTGTGCCCAGAGACAACATGCGTGCACCATGACCCAGCTAGGGCTCTTGGAGACCTCACGGGGATCAAGAAACACTTCTGCAGAAAGCATGGTGAGAAGAAATGGAAATGCGAAAAGTGTTCAAAGACTTACGCTGTTCAATCTGACTGGAAAGCTCATTCCAAAATTTGTGGCACCAGAGAGTATAGATGTGACTGCGGCACCCTTTTCTCCAG AAGGGACAGTTTCATCACTCACAGAGCGTTTTGCGATGCCTTGGCTGAGGAGAGTGCAAGAGCAATTACAGGCCCAGCACAGCAAGTACCTGGTGGTTCTTCAGTTTCACATATGAACAATCTGCAATCCCAACTCCATAGCCACGACTTCTATGGCTTATCAGTGAAAAGAGAAGAACATCCTTTCAATGCAAGACCAACAACAGAAGATAGCCTTAATCCACCATGGCCTGGTCCCCCACCAATAAACCTTTTAGATCACCCACTGTCACAAAACGAAAACCCTAGCCAAAACACTGGTTCTAATACACTTCTTCCTCCATTCCAGACCCAAACAGCATCTCCACACATGTCTGCAACAGCACTCCTGCAGAAAGCAGCTCAAATGGGTGTGACTATGAGCCAACCCTTACAATCATCACCAGTAGCGGCTATGGCTTCCATGCAAAGAGCTTACATGTCAGGAGGAACCAGTGGTTCCACGTCTTTTGCCTCGTCTACAGCTGGTTCTGGTCTGGGTTTATTCCCACGTGAAGACCTTGGAAGTGGTTCTCCCCATGGGTTGGCATCTTTGGGGAATAAAGCTGCAACAGCTATCACCTCTGGTTTCATGGAACAGTCACCCGCTGCTACTCCAAATTCTCTACTCCATGATATGATGTGTTCTTTATCTTCTGGGTTTGACGGGTCTTCATCATTTGAACAGTCTTTCAACAGGGTATGGAACACCAAAGGAAACCCCATTGATTTTCAAGAACCCACCACTGATCATCTctcaaaaacaaaagaatccCATTCCCAAAGCAATAACATGGGAGGGAATGATGGGATGACAAGAGATTTCTTGGGTCTTAAAGCATTTCCCCATAGAGATTTCCCCAACTTAGCTGCACTTAATCATCGTTTAAACCCTTCTTCAACGTTTGGGCAACAAAACCAGCACAGTCAAACACCATGGCAAGGTTAG